A part of Paroedura picta isolate Pp20150507F chromosome 7, Ppicta_v3.0, whole genome shotgun sequence genomic DNA contains:
- the RNF20 gene encoding E3 ubiquitin-protein ligase BRE1A isoform X2, protein MSGIGNKRVVAESSPSGPPEKKAGVEDSGTTVETIKLGGVSSTEELDIRTLQTKNRKLAEMLDQRQAIEDELREHIEKLERRQATDDASLLIVNRYWSQFDENIRIILKRYDLDQGLGDLLSERKALVVPEPEPDSDSNQERKDERERGERFEPAFSFLATLASSTSEEMESQLQERVESSRRAVTQIVTMYDKLQERVDMLSQKLNSGDVSLMEEAVQELNSCLGNENRRLQELADLLQEKHRAMSQEFSKLQGKVETAESRVSVLETMIDDLQWDIDKIRKREQRLNRHLADVLERVNSKGYKVYGAGSSLYGGTITINSRKFEEMNAELEENKELAENRLSEVEKLRQDFEEVTSQNEKLKVDLRRAVEEVVKETPEYRCMQSQFSVLYNESLQLKAQLDEARTLLHGTRSTHQRQVELIERDEVSLHKKLRTEVIQLEDTLAQVRKEYEMLRIEFEQTLAANEQAGPINREMRHLISSLQNHNHQLKGEVLRYKRKLREAQSDLSKTRSRSGSTLLHSQSSTEDTKEELPEIKQEPDNISASSAASKAPAEDASETKAKRDEEERERERREKEREKEKEKEKEREREKEKEREREKQKQKESEKERDSGKEKDKGKHDDGRKKEAEVIKQLKADLKKAQESQKEMKLLLDMYRSAPKEQRDKVQLMAAEKKAKAELEDLRQRLKELEDKEKKESKKMADEDALRKIRAVEEQIEYLQKKLAMAKQEEEALLSEMDVTGQAFEDMQEQNIRLMQQLREKDDANFKLMSERIKSNQIHKLLKEEKEELADQVLTLKTQVEAQLQVVRKLEEKEHLLQSNIGTGEKELGLRTQALEMNKRKAMDAAQLADDLRAQLELAQKKLHDFQDEIVENSVTKEKDMFNFKRAQEDISRLRRKLETTKKPDMVPNCDEILMEEIKDYKARLTCPCCNMRKKDAVLTKCFHVFCFECVKTRYDTRQRKCPKCNAAFGANDFHRIYIG, encoded by the exons ATGAGTGGAATTGGGAACAAACGAGTGGTGGCAGAGTCCAGCCCCTCGGGACCCCCAGAGAAGAAGGCCGGGGTTGAAGACTCAGGGACCACTGTGGAGACCATTAAACTTGGTGGCGTCTCTTCAACG GAAGAGCTGGACATTCGCACCCTGCAGACCAAGAACCGCAAGCTGGCCGAGATGCTGGACCAGCGGCAGGCCATTGAGGATGAGCTGCGGGAGCACATTGAGAAGCTCGAGCGGCGACAGGCCACGGACGACGCTTCCCTGTTGATTGTCAATCGCTACTGGAGCCAG TTTGACGAAAACATCCGCATCATCTTGAAACGCTATGACTTAGACCAAGGCCTGGGAGACCTCCTGTCAGAACGGAAAGCGTTGGTAGTGCCAGAGCCGGAACCAGATTCTGACAGCAACCAGGAACGTAAAGATGAGAGGGAGCGAG GGGAAAGATTTGAGCCTGCATTCTCCTTTCTGGCTACCCTGGCCAGCAGCACCAGTGAGGAAATGGAGTCTCAGCTGCAGGAACGGGTGGAGTCTTCCCGCCGTGCTGTCACTCAGATTGTGACCATGTACGACAAGCTACAGGAGAGAGTGGATATGCTGTCCCAAAAGCTGAACAGTGGAG ATGTGTCTCTGATGGAGGAGGCTGTCCAAGAACTGAACTCCTGCCTTGGAAATGAAAACAGGCGGCTACAGGAACTGGCAGACTTGCTGCAGGAAAAGCACCGCGCCATGTCACAAGAG TTTTCCAAATTGCAAGGGAAGGTGGAGACAGCAGAGTCTCGTGTGTCCGTGTTGGAGACTATGATTGACGACCTCCAGTGGGACATTGACAAAATCCGCAAACGGGAACAACGGCTCAATAGGCATCTAGCAGACGTCCTCGAGCGG GTGAATTCAAAAGGATACAAGGTGTACGGGGCAGGGAGCAGTCTATATGGGGGCACCATCACCATCAACTCTCGTAAG TTTGAGGAGATGAACGCGGAGCTCGAGGAGAACAAGGAGCTGGCTGAGAACCGCCTGAGTGAAGTGGAGAAGCTGCGTCAAGACTTCGAGGAAGTGACAAGTCAGAACGAGAAGCTGAAG GTGGATCTGAGGCGGGCCGTGGAGGAGGTGGTAAAGGAGACCCCCGAGTACCGCTGCATGCAGTCCCAATTTTCTGTCCTCTATAACGAGAGCCTCCAACTGAAAGCGCAGCTGGACGAGGCCCGCACTCTACTCCACGGGACCCGAAGTACCCACCAGCGCCAAGTGGAACTCATTGAG CGGGATGAAGTCAGCCTGCACAAGAAATTGCGCACCGAGGTCATTCAGCTGGAGGATACCCTCGCCCAAGTCCGCAAGGAGTACGAGATGCTGCGGATTGAGTTTGAACAGACGCTGGCAGCCAACGAGCAAGCAG GTCCCATTAATCGGGAGATGCGTCACCTCATCAGTAGCCTCCAGAATCACAACCACCAGCTGAAAGGGGAGGTGTTGCGGTACAAGCGGAAGCTGAGGGAGGCTCAGTCTGACTTGAGCAAG ACCCGCTCCCGCAGTGGCAGCACCCTCTTGcactcccagtccagcaccgAAGACACCAAGGAGGAGTTGCCCGAGATCAAACAAGAGCCTGACAACATCTCTGCTTCATCCGCGGCCTCCAAAGCTCCCGCCGAGGATGCCTCCGAAACCAAGGCCAAGCGAGACGAGGAGGAGCGGGAGCGCGAGAGGCGGGAGAAGGAgcgggagaaagagaaggagaaagagaaggagagggagcgggagaaggagaaagagagggagcgggagaagcagaagcagaaggagtCTGAGAAGGAGAGGGACTCTGGCAAAGAGAAGGACAAAGGGAAGCATGACGACGGGAGGAAAAAGGAGGCAGAAGTGATCAAACAGCTGAAGGCTGATCTCAA GAAGGCCCAAGAAAGCCAGAAGGAAATGAAGTTGTTGTTAGATATGTACCGCTCTGCCCCAAAGGAGCAGAGAGACAAAGTTCAATTAATGGCTGCGGAGAAGAAGGCCAAAGCTGAG TTGGAAGACCTGAGGCAAAGACTGAAGGAActggaggacaaggagaagaaagagagcaAAAAGATGGCTGATGAGGATGCCCTCCGGAAGATCCGGGCCGTGGAGGAGCAGATTGAATACTTGCAGAAGAAGCTGGCTATGGCTAAGCAG GAGGAAGAGGCGCTGCTCTCTGAAATGGACGTGACGGGCCAAGCCTTTGAGGACATGCAGGAGCAGAACATTCGGCTGATGCAGCAGCTGAGGGAGAAGGACGACGCCAACTTCAAGCTCATGTCGGAACGCATCAAATCCAACCAGATCCACAAGCTGctaaaggaagagaaggaggagttggcAGACCAGGTTCTGACCCTGAAGACCCAG gtggaagCCCAGCTGCAGGTCGTACGGAAGCTGGAGGAGAAAGAGCACCTGCTCCAGAGCAACATCGGGACGGGGGAGAAGGAGCTGGGCTTGCGGACCCAGGCCCTGGAGATGAACAAGCGGAAG GCCATGGATGCAGCCCAGCTGGCTGATGACCTTCGGGCACAGCTAGAGCTGGCCCAGAAAAAGCTACATGACTTCCAGGATGAGATTGTGGAGAACAGCGTGACCAAGGAGAAGGACATGTTCAACTTCAAGAGGGCTCAG GAGGATATCTCGAGACTACGGAGGAAGCTGGAGACCACAAAGAAACCTGACATGGTGCCCAACTGTGACGAGATCCTTATGGAGGAGATCAAAGATTACAAG GCTCGTCTGACCTGCCCCTGCTGTAACATGCGCAAGAAGGACGCCGTGCTCACCAAATGCTTCCACGTCTTCTGCTTTGAGTGCGTGAAGACCCGCTACGACACCCGGCAGCGCAAGTGTCCCAAGTGCAACGCCGCTTTCGGGGCCAACGACTTTCACCGCATCTACATTGGCTGA
- the RNF20 gene encoding E3 ubiquitin-protein ligase BRE1A isoform X1 has protein sequence MSGIGNKRVVAESSPSGPPEKKAGVEDSGTTVETIKLGGVSSTEELDIRTLQTKNRKLAEMLDQRQAIEDELREHIEKLERRQATDDASLLIVNRYWSQFDENIRIILKRYDLDQGLGDLLSERKALVVPEPEPDSDSNQERKDERERGERFEPAFSFLATLASSTSEEMESQLQERVESSRRAVTQIVTMYDKLQERVDMLSQKLNSGDVSLMEEAVQELNSCLGNENRRLQELADLLQEKHRAMSQEFSKLQGKVETAESRVSVLETMIDDLQWDIDKIRKREQRLNRHLADVLERVNSKGYKVYGAGSSLYGGTITINSRKFEEMNAELEENKELAENRLSEVEKLRQDFEEVTSQNEKLKVDLRRAVEEVVKETPEYRCMQSQFSVLYNESLQLKAQLDEARTLLHGTRSTHQRQVELIERDEVSLHKKLRTEVIQLEDTLAQVRKEYEMLRIEFEQTLAANEQAGASALDLARCDPQWPPGWVTSIQQSPINREMRHLISSLQNHNHQLKGEVLRYKRKLREAQSDLSKTRSRSGSTLLHSQSSTEDTKEELPEIKQEPDNISASSAASKAPAEDASETKAKRDEEERERERREKEREKEKEKEKEREREKEKEREREKQKQKESEKERDSGKEKDKGKHDDGRKKEAEVIKQLKADLKKAQESQKEMKLLLDMYRSAPKEQRDKVQLMAAEKKAKAELEDLRQRLKELEDKEKKESKKMADEDALRKIRAVEEQIEYLQKKLAMAKQEEEALLSEMDVTGQAFEDMQEQNIRLMQQLREKDDANFKLMSERIKSNQIHKLLKEEKEELADQVLTLKTQVEAQLQVVRKLEEKEHLLQSNIGTGEKELGLRTQALEMNKRKAMDAAQLADDLRAQLELAQKKLHDFQDEIVENSVTKEKDMFNFKRAQEDISRLRRKLETTKKPDMVPNCDEILMEEIKDYKARLTCPCCNMRKKDAVLTKCFHVFCFECVKTRYDTRQRKCPKCNAAFGANDFHRIYIG, from the exons ATGAGTGGAATTGGGAACAAACGAGTGGTGGCAGAGTCCAGCCCCTCGGGACCCCCAGAGAAGAAGGCCGGGGTTGAAGACTCAGGGACCACTGTGGAGACCATTAAACTTGGTGGCGTCTCTTCAACG GAAGAGCTGGACATTCGCACCCTGCAGACCAAGAACCGCAAGCTGGCCGAGATGCTGGACCAGCGGCAGGCCATTGAGGATGAGCTGCGGGAGCACATTGAGAAGCTCGAGCGGCGACAGGCCACGGACGACGCTTCCCTGTTGATTGTCAATCGCTACTGGAGCCAG TTTGACGAAAACATCCGCATCATCTTGAAACGCTATGACTTAGACCAAGGCCTGGGAGACCTCCTGTCAGAACGGAAAGCGTTGGTAGTGCCAGAGCCGGAACCAGATTCTGACAGCAACCAGGAACGTAAAGATGAGAGGGAGCGAG GGGAAAGATTTGAGCCTGCATTCTCCTTTCTGGCTACCCTGGCCAGCAGCACCAGTGAGGAAATGGAGTCTCAGCTGCAGGAACGGGTGGAGTCTTCCCGCCGTGCTGTCACTCAGATTGTGACCATGTACGACAAGCTACAGGAGAGAGTGGATATGCTGTCCCAAAAGCTGAACAGTGGAG ATGTGTCTCTGATGGAGGAGGCTGTCCAAGAACTGAACTCCTGCCTTGGAAATGAAAACAGGCGGCTACAGGAACTGGCAGACTTGCTGCAGGAAAAGCACCGCGCCATGTCACAAGAG TTTTCCAAATTGCAAGGGAAGGTGGAGACAGCAGAGTCTCGTGTGTCCGTGTTGGAGACTATGATTGACGACCTCCAGTGGGACATTGACAAAATCCGCAAACGGGAACAACGGCTCAATAGGCATCTAGCAGACGTCCTCGAGCGG GTGAATTCAAAAGGATACAAGGTGTACGGGGCAGGGAGCAGTCTATATGGGGGCACCATCACCATCAACTCTCGTAAG TTTGAGGAGATGAACGCGGAGCTCGAGGAGAACAAGGAGCTGGCTGAGAACCGCCTGAGTGAAGTGGAGAAGCTGCGTCAAGACTTCGAGGAAGTGACAAGTCAGAACGAGAAGCTGAAG GTGGATCTGAGGCGGGCCGTGGAGGAGGTGGTAAAGGAGACCCCCGAGTACCGCTGCATGCAGTCCCAATTTTCTGTCCTCTATAACGAGAGCCTCCAACTGAAAGCGCAGCTGGACGAGGCCCGCACTCTACTCCACGGGACCCGAAGTACCCACCAGCGCCAAGTGGAACTCATTGAG CGGGATGAAGTCAGCCTGCACAAGAAATTGCGCACCGAGGTCATTCAGCTGGAGGATACCCTCGCCCAAGTCCGCAAGGAGTACGAGATGCTGCGGATTGAGTTTGAACAGACGCTGGCAGCCAACGAGCAAGCAGGTGCATCGGCCCTTGATTTAGCACGCTGTGACCCACAGTGGCCCCCGGGATGGGTTACCAGCATTCAGCAAA GTCCCATTAATCGGGAGATGCGTCACCTCATCAGTAGCCTCCAGAATCACAACCACCAGCTGAAAGGGGAGGTGTTGCGGTACAAGCGGAAGCTGAGGGAGGCTCAGTCTGACTTGAGCAAG ACCCGCTCCCGCAGTGGCAGCACCCTCTTGcactcccagtccagcaccgAAGACACCAAGGAGGAGTTGCCCGAGATCAAACAAGAGCCTGACAACATCTCTGCTTCATCCGCGGCCTCCAAAGCTCCCGCCGAGGATGCCTCCGAAACCAAGGCCAAGCGAGACGAGGAGGAGCGGGAGCGCGAGAGGCGGGAGAAGGAgcgggagaaagagaaggagaaagagaaggagagggagcgggagaaggagaaagagagggagcgggagaagcagaagcagaaggagtCTGAGAAGGAGAGGGACTCTGGCAAAGAGAAGGACAAAGGGAAGCATGACGACGGGAGGAAAAAGGAGGCAGAAGTGATCAAACAGCTGAAGGCTGATCTCAA GAAGGCCCAAGAAAGCCAGAAGGAAATGAAGTTGTTGTTAGATATGTACCGCTCTGCCCCAAAGGAGCAGAGAGACAAAGTTCAATTAATGGCTGCGGAGAAGAAGGCCAAAGCTGAG TTGGAAGACCTGAGGCAAAGACTGAAGGAActggaggacaaggagaagaaagagagcaAAAAGATGGCTGATGAGGATGCCCTCCGGAAGATCCGGGCCGTGGAGGAGCAGATTGAATACTTGCAGAAGAAGCTGGCTATGGCTAAGCAG GAGGAAGAGGCGCTGCTCTCTGAAATGGACGTGACGGGCCAAGCCTTTGAGGACATGCAGGAGCAGAACATTCGGCTGATGCAGCAGCTGAGGGAGAAGGACGACGCCAACTTCAAGCTCATGTCGGAACGCATCAAATCCAACCAGATCCACAAGCTGctaaaggaagagaaggaggagttggcAGACCAGGTTCTGACCCTGAAGACCCAG gtggaagCCCAGCTGCAGGTCGTACGGAAGCTGGAGGAGAAAGAGCACCTGCTCCAGAGCAACATCGGGACGGGGGAGAAGGAGCTGGGCTTGCGGACCCAGGCCCTGGAGATGAACAAGCGGAAG GCCATGGATGCAGCCCAGCTGGCTGATGACCTTCGGGCACAGCTAGAGCTGGCCCAGAAAAAGCTACATGACTTCCAGGATGAGATTGTGGAGAACAGCGTGACCAAGGAGAAGGACATGTTCAACTTCAAGAGGGCTCAG GAGGATATCTCGAGACTACGGAGGAAGCTGGAGACCACAAAGAAACCTGACATGGTGCCCAACTGTGACGAGATCCTTATGGAGGAGATCAAAGATTACAAG GCTCGTCTGACCTGCCCCTGCTGTAACATGCGCAAGAAGGACGCCGTGCTCACCAAATGCTTCCACGTCTTCTGCTTTGAGTGCGTGAAGACCCGCTACGACACCCGGCAGCGCAAGTGTCCCAAGTGCAACGCCGCTTTCGGGGCCAACGACTTTCACCGCATCTACATTGGCTGA